A single genomic interval of Spinacia oleracea cultivar Varoflay chromosome 6, BTI_SOV_V1, whole genome shotgun sequence harbors:
- the LOC110788849 gene encoding mannose/glucose-specific lectin: MAQQVAQKHMVEQYGPYGSQCPENYSFKLQEGETIKEVIVRHGFIVDAIGFVVAKPCGGTYTKMFGGISCHAKESRIALKCGEKITQISGTYGNYKYQNNQCTIATLKIHTNLCPTGYGPYGQGKGVDCPRAFASPCPIDGPVVGVFGRHNNYLESVGIFVQKKDCPCA, encoded by the exons ATGGCTCAACAAGTCGCCCAG AAGCATATGGTTGAACAATACGGACCTTATGGTTCTCAATGCCCCGAAAATTACAGCTTTAAACTTCAAGAAGGTGAAACTATCAAGGAAGTCATCGTAAGGCATGGCTTCATTGTTGACGCTATTGGCTTCGTCGTAGCCAAGCCTTGTGGAGGTACCTACACCAAGATGTTTGGTGGCATCAGTTGTCATGCCAAGGAGTCAAGG ATTGCACTCAAATGTGGTGAAAAGATAACCCAGATTTCTGGCACATACGGAAACTATAAGTACCAGAACAATCAATGCACCATTGCTACGTTGAAGATCCACACCAACTTATGCCCAACTGGTTATGGACCATATGGACAAGGAAAGGGAGTCGATTGTCCACGTGCTTTTGCATCGCCATGCCCAATTGACGGTCCTGTTGTTGGAGTGTTTGGAAGGCACAACAACTACCTCGAGTCTGTTGGGATTTTCGTCCAGAAGAAG GATTGCCCATGCGCTTAA